Genomic window (Chionomys nivalis chromosome 7, mChiNiv1.1, whole genome shotgun sequence):
GTCTGCTCATTTCTCTTTACTTCGAGGAAAAAGGCCAAGCCATCATTTGTTTTACAGCTACACAAATCTGATGAGGGTTTCACAAGGATTAGTGAATCAAGGACGAGATTTCACGCTGCTTTCTGCAGCAAATCAGACTTGTCGCCGGGAAAGCTCAGAGCTTGGACTGCAGGGGCTTCAAGTGCTTGTAGTAAGACTCGTGAACCTGCAGAGAAGCAGACGACGCCAGTAAGGAACTTCCCACGTACACCAGCATTTCTCTttataacaaacaaaaacttttaacTGAGAAACTATGTGGACCTCATACAGAcacaaattcaaatatttttgtttgttttgtttttaagccgaggctcattatatagccctgggtggtctcaaactcagagagatctgtttgcatctgcctccccagggatgggattaaaggtgtgcctcaccaTGCTtgacctttattttaaaaaaattgtggccgggcggtggtggcgcactcctttaatcccagcactcgggaggcagaggcaggcggatctctgggagttcgaggccagcctggtctacagagctagttccgggtcgggcaccaaagctacagagaaaccctgtctcgaaaaaccaaaaaaaaaaaaaaaaaattgtgggctCTGTGACTGACACTTTACAGATTTAAACGAGAACTTCGGAAGTTGGAAAGATACTGTCGTGTTTGTTGTACCTCTGTTTTGTTCAGTGGGGACTTCTTGGCCCACTCAAACAAGTTCTCATACACGTTCCCGTCATAGCGGCCAAGAACAGAGCCGAGGGTCATATCCTTGAAGTCAAAGGCGTCCACCAGAGCAACAGCATTGGGGCGGATTAGGGTGAGCAACTCCAGTATCCGATTGTTTACTTGTGACATCTGAGCCCCTGTGATGATGTTCCCCTAAGGAAAAGAGTAAAACGAACGAATAAAATTGTGTACAGATTAGATACTTACACACACAGAACTGTAAACAGACATTTACACACAGAACTGTAAATAGACATTCTCACACGTAGAACTGTAAATAAACATTCTCACACATAAAACTGTAAATAAACATTCTCACACACAGAACTGTAAATAAACATTCTCACACACAGAACTGTAAACAGACATTCTCACACGCAGAACTGTAAATAAACATATCTACACACAGAGAGCTGTAAAACAACTGTTTAAGTCAAATAAACAAGTACAAAAAGGCTTCTGCTTCGAAAACACCAACCTCAAGAAAATCTCCTCCTTTCTGGCTGATGCCATAGAGAGAATACAAGAAACACAGGTTCCTCAGGACAGCCTGGACGGCTTTGTCTTGGATCTTGGGGAGTTTATCTGAAAACAGCTTAACCGCCACATAGTGGCAGTGTGCCTAGAGGAAAGCAAACGTGGAGTGGGATCCTTGagaggtgggtgtggtggctctGTGTCTAATTtcaacatttgggaggctgaagcaggaggactgccttGCCTTCGTGGTCAGTTTTagctacttggtgagttccagaccaacccgGGTTAGTGAAAGCCTATCTGAAGAAGGCGGCTACCATCGTGACCAGGGCACTAAGGAAGGGGCAAGCAGAGCACAGAGCACAGTGACCCTGGCACTAAGGAAGGGGCAGCGGAGCACGGTGACCCCGGCACTAAGGAAGGGGCAGCGGAGCACGGTGAGGAGAGCCGCCACTGACCTCACTCGCCCGGACAAGGTCAACGGAAGTTAGGTTCCATGCTACTTCCTTGCTCTTCCTGTGACTCATGTGAGTCTTAAGTTTTTTTGCagcaatttctattaatctgttgaGCAAGAAGGAAGAGTAGAGAGCTGAGGAAGCCATCGTGGCTTTCACTCCTCTGCTTGGCTCCAGCGGGAAGGCCCTATAGCCGGCCGCTGACCTGAGTGAGGGGAGCTCACCTGGCTGCACGAAGCTTGTAGGCTTCAGTCAGGTTGTCCAGGCTGTTGATGTCCACCACAGCTGGCCAGACTGCCACCTGCTGTGGCTGGATGCGCTGACTGGGCAAATCATTCAAGTAGGACACCAGGCCACCCACCAACTTCCCTGCGTGCACCTGGTCATACATTTTCATCAAGAACCTGGAAATCACCAAAACACATGCTTTAGTGACACTATTCAGGTGACTTCACACAGTTTGAACATGTGCTGACTGACTTTAGATCAACTTGaaacaggctagagtcatctgaggagGGAACCACAGAAAATACCTACATAAAACGGGGGCTATAGCCTGTGGAGCTCCCGGTCTAGCCTCCTGGTCACCACCCCACCAGAAAGCAGGTGTttacatgatgactcacaacaaTAGCAGCAAGTTAGTTATAAAGTAGTGATGTGAATAACGTTGTGgcggggtcaccacagcatgaggaactgtattaaagggtcacagcgtcaggaaggctgagaacaccACAGAGCACTGTCTTAATTAGTGCtttgggggagggtccagcccactgtgtgtGTATCGTCCCTGGGCTAGTAGTCCTAgatttctataagaaagcaggcggaggggactggagagatggctcagtggttaagggcactgactgctcttccagaggtcctgagttcaattcccagcaaccacatggtggctcacagccatctataatgagacctggcgcccccttctggcttgcgggcacacatggaaggaatgctgtacacataataaataaataaatattaaaaaaaaaaaaaaaaaaaagaaagcaggcggagagctgggtgtggtggcacacacctttaatcccagcacttgggaggcagaggcaggtgatctctgagtttgaggccagcctggtctacagagggagttccaggacagccagggctatgcagacaAACCCTGCctggagaaacaacaacaacaaacaatcaaaaaaagggctgagtaagccatgaggagcacgccagtaagcagcacctctctgTGACTTCTGCATCAGCGCTGACTCCAGGATCCCgccctctttgagttcctgtcctgatgtctttcaatgatgaacagcagcatgaaagtgtaaaccaaataaaccctttcctctccaagttgctttggtcatggtgtttcacctaGGACAGAAGCTAGCACcaggagagtggggaggaaggacTTATCGGGAGCTCAGCGGCTGTTCCGTAGGAGCCTGGAAGACAATGCTGAGTAGCGCAGACGATGGGGGCCCGGCCTGTGAAGTTTCCGAGGGAAGCAGAGACTCCACCAGGCCTTTTGTGTgtctggtcagctggggctgaagaatcagcggTGATTGACAGGGGACCAGAACCACTACAGTAAAACCTCTGCTCTGTTAGGATGTGATTGAGAGGAGATCAGCATCACTGAGGTCAAGGCTCCGGAAGCATTTCCTCGGGGGTCAGCACACAGATATGGTCTAGAGGCAGCAAAGGTTGTAGCTCATGCTGGCAGCTGAGCCTGGTAATGTGAGAGTCACAGGTGGTGCTGGTTGTGAAGGGATGGCACTGTGTGAGGGCGGAGTCCCTGAGAGGCTAAAGGTAAAGGTGCAATCCCACTGCAGTTCGGAGCTGCCAGTGCCGTGGGaggaccagcagcagcagcagagtggAGCCAACTGGAGcccagaagacaagctgtgtgctgCGGAGGGCGGCAGAGCTGAAGCGACCCAAGCCCCTTGGAGGAGCCCAGATCGTGAGGGATCCCAGACAGTGACATAAAATTATTTATCTGCtgggagtttggttttgctttgttcagattgtgattgtgccctggttcttccctctttgagtaagaaagtatttagcttattttttattttataggcatCCACAGTTGaaagactttgaatttttaaaagagattttagattttaagagattttgaatttttacaGAGACTGAACTTTGAAAGTGTTTGAAATGGTGGGACTTTCAAGTTGTGATATGGTTTTATTTGTGGTATTTATTAATCTGAGATCTTGGGGAagaaccaaaagaaggaaaggttATGTCTTaaaaacccttcctccccaggttgtGTCAGCCATGGAGTTTCATCCCAGCAGTAGTGACCCTAACTAGGGCAGACCACAAATAAGAAGTGAGTTGTGCTGGAAGCGAAATGTCCCTGCCTGCCACGGTGGAGTGTGTGGAGACTGCTCCTCACCTGGCCGTCTGCAGCATCATCACAGTGTTCTCCCCCTCGAAGGTGCATGCCGGGGTAAAAGTGACATAAATATTTGGGATTCCGCTGCTGTGAGAATAGCCGTGCCCACCACAAGCCATCCGACATTCTTCAATACCAGCATTGGCTGTCCAGGTAGTAAAAGCCTTGAGCCCAGCGGTGAGGGCGTGAAGCTAGGGGACAAGTACAGGTCATGAGAACCCTGGCTTAGAACCCACCTTCTAATAGGAAGACGCATCCTCCTGGAAGTACGCTGCTCACTGTCAGAACCAAGGCCTGCATGACTACTGAGGAGGGGCAGCTACCTGCGATCTGAATTATTGATGCTCTCacacttttctgtttttttttttttggtttttcgagacagggtttctctgtggctttggagcctgtcctggaactagctcttgtagaccaggctggtctcgaactcacagagatccgcctgcctctgcctcccaagtgctgggattaaaggcgtgcgccaccaccgcccggctctctcaTACTTTTCTGAATGGCTGGACTTGGCCAAACACTCACCCCTTTCTTTAAATGCTATCAATAAAAATTCTAGCTTCAGATCTGGTctgcttttaattttgaaaagttcCAAGGTTATGTAATTCCTTTCAGGAAATTCCAACATACAGTTTCTGCTGGATGTCTGCCAACAGGCAAACATGTAACCTAAGGGTATCTATGGAAACCCATGGGTATCAACAGGCGAATGAGAAAAGTGTGTCCATACCTCGGGCAGCTCACTCAGGTCCCCTTGGCCAATGCTCTCATTAATTCGAAGGTAGGTCTCCTTTATGTACCGTCCTACAAAGTGGAAGGCGTAGGCAGTGGCCAGCAGTGGGAAGAGTTTATACTGCTGGGTTTGAAAATCCAAAATCTGAGGTTCTGGTTCACTAAAtaacaggggaaaaaaattagtaaatatttaCTTGTGTTATCCCAGGTTTCAGTCCAAGTACCCTGACGTAGCAACCAAATTCATCCTCACGTGGTCCTTCCAGGATGATGGCAACTTCACTACTGTCATCTTactgatggggaaactgagagaTGAGGAAGTCTTCTGAGGTCACACTGCTCAAAAGGGCAATTCTTTGGCTCTATAAGGTCATATTTTcttcacacacacccccccccccccggttgtttgagatagagtctctgcatgtagtcctggctgtcctggaactcagtctgtagaccaggctggccttgaactcacacagatcacctgcctctgccttccgagtgctgggattagaggtgtgcgccaccaggccCAGCAATACTCTTCCCGTCTCTGCAGCACTGCTGTGGAGTCTCCTCACTGCCTCAGTGTTTCCGAGAGGCAACTATATCTCatagctacacagaaacccacactggtcagctcacaggaagaggaCGCCACAAAAGGCCAGCCCACCACAAGGCTCAACATACTGTATTCTGACCACAAGCCTGGAGATGACACAGTGTATAAGTTAAACATTTTAAGAGTTAAGAATTGACAAAGGTCCTGGGGTTGAATATGATCAAGATAACCTTGTGTATGTGTATCAAACTGTCAGATAacaataaactttttttaaattaacagttttatagttttttgtttgtttttaatttttaaagagagaagcaGGTGCCTGCTTGCCCTCAATCCCTCCCCACCATGCATGCTGGGTAGGGGCTAGGTCCTTGGGAGGCCTAGCACATGTGAGCCCTGGCTTAACACTGAGCACCACAGCTGGTCCAGGGTGTAAAGGCAGAGGAAGTGGTTATTCTGATCCATCCTCTTAAGCACAGGGTCAAAGCAAGCCATCAGAAGAGCCCATCTAGGGTCCCACCCTCACCCTGGCTTGATTTCAGACTGGTGCCTCACAGCGCTGTATCGGATGGCAATGGTGCATGCCTTGGACAGACACCGAGCTGCATCTCCCACGAGGAAGGACCGCACGAACACCATGGTTCCATACGTCAGCTTGTTACTCAAGGGTTTCACATATGTGCCGTCAGGCTTCacctgggaaaacaaaacaggtCTGAGCGTCTTTCTGTGAGGCCAAGAGACCATGAACCGATTTTCCAAGTGTATCCTGGAACAGCAGGGGACCTGGCTTCAGAAGGACCTGGCAACTGGGCTGAAATACTAAATTTTGCTCCCTACTCGGACCTTTTGGACCAGAGATTTTGGGAGCAAGGGCTTGATTGTAAGATATgggcttgggggctggagagatggctcagaggttgagagcactggctactcttccagaggtcctgagttcaattcccatcaaccacaaggtggctcacaaccatctgtaatgagatctggtgccttcttctggtgtgtaggcaaacactgtatacataataaataaatcttaaaaaaaaaaacaaaaaaaaaaacagcataagCTTACCCAGGCCATAGTGGGGcactcctctaatcccagcactcaggaagaagaggcaggtgatctggtgatctgtgtgagttcaagaccagcctggtctacagagcgagtttcaggacagccaagactacacagagaaactctttcttgaaataaaacataacaaaaaagacATGGGCTTGCCATGCAGTTCAACCTGACCTTGACCTCAGTTCCTCTGTCTCTCACGTGCACTTCATTCTTGGCTCACAATCTGAGTTCTACTGgccttccaggtgattctaagtTGCTTAAGGGCTTGAGGTCCACAGGCTCACTAACGAGGTGGTACTTTTCACACCATCCTCAACACTCCTAAGTCACTGTCAGAATAAAAGGAGTTCAGAAGGAAAAGCATGTCACTTCTGCAACCAACatttagaggctgaggcaggaggattgctgtgaaccTTAGCCTAGCTAGTCtgggatacatagagaaaatcTGACAACGACaaacccaaaaccaaataaaataaataaatatacctgGGCATATTTCATCAGCATGTTTTCTCTAGGGATGCGGTAATTGTCCATCTTCAGGTAGCCATTATCCATCTCTTCATAACCAAATTTGGGGCCAATATCCCCAACAGTAATACCtaccacagacaacaggaaacacGTGAGATATTTATGCTTTTGGATTCCTTGCCTCCCTATGTTCCATTCAATTGTGCCTTACACTTTttgcagtttattttattttatgtgtgtgggtattttctATACATGTCTGTCCATGCAcccttgcatgcctggtgcctcaggaggccagaagaggatgttggatcccctgcaactggagttagagCTGGTTGTGGGCGACCATAAAAGTGccagaactgaaccctggtcttttgtttgtgtttttttttttaatatttatttatttattatgtatccagcattccttccatgtatgtctgcaggccagaagagggcaccagaccccattacagatggttgtgagccaccatatggttgctgggaattgaactcaggacctttggaagaacagtcagtgctcttaacctctgagccatctctccagcccctgaacccTGGTCttttggaagatcagccagtgttcACAACTtctaagtcatctcttcagctctgtgTAATTTTAATGTTTACCTTGTCATCAGATGAACAATCCTCACCTGGCAAGGGCTTGTGAGTTCCGATTTCACGGATAGGGACAACAAAGGCATGTAGTCCATAGCGCTCCCCTTGAGTGATGAGCTGAGCAAGAACGATGGCATGATTGGAAGTCTTCCCAACTGCAGCATCAACAACAACAGGTCAGTGTGCTGCTCCTGCTTTTCAATTTTCCTGTCTCATGAACTCTGCTATGTGCTAGAGGCTGGGATCACATGTGTGCACCAGCACGCTTGGATTCGCTCTTGTATTTCCACTGGTTACACTGCTCTGGGGAGGCAGCTCATGCAGGCAGTACGCCgtgcatgcggaggtcagaggaaaacttgtgggaactgctctctccttccaccatacgggttccagggattgaacttaagTCACTGGGTTGGCACAGGTGCCCttccctgctgaaccatctcactgaccctgtTCTTGCATTTCTAAATGGTGGGAACAGGAAAGTGTGTAAAAAAAGTGAGTCTTTCCCATGCCAACCTCACACAGAGCTTCTGGACAAAGCTTATagttttttcttacttttttttcagCAGATAAATCCCACATTAAGAAAAGGTTTCAGTTATTTTAACATTtactatttgtgtgtgcacatatcagCATGAAGGAGGCAAACACACACGGGACACAGTGCACGTGGCAGTCGGAGGACAACTCAAAGgatgtcagttctttccttccaccgtaCGATTTATGGGGCTCAAATGCAACAAGcgtgcctttacccgctgagccagctctctggtGCAATACAGGCTTTTGGTTCTGGGAGCTGCCCCAGCTCTTTAGCTCTTCGACCCCTGGGACACCTTCGTTCTCTTTAATAAACTGCCTCACTTCTATCACACAACATTCTAACCAGGTGTGGAATTCCAACActtcggaggcagaagcagatttctatgagttctaggacagccagggctacagagagaaatcctgtcgcaaagaactttaaaaaaaaaaaaggcagaggctATTCTGAAATACTTAAAAgtatctgagccgggcggtggtggcgcacgcctttaatcccagcactcgggaggcagaggcaggaggatctctgtgagttcgagaccagcctggtctacaagagctagttccaggacaggctccaaagctacagagaaaccctgtctcgaaaaaccaaaaaaaaaaaaaaaaaaaaaaaaagtatctgagACCAGCCTTgctccccaaaacaaaaataaacaaagacagaATGTAAATAACAAAATCTACCAGCTACTATTACACCTGACATAGACATCCCAAGGCCAGAACTCAGAGTGAAAGGAGAcactaaatataaattttatataaaagctatttacaataAAAATCTGAAAGTACCTCAAATTTTTGACAGAAATAACAAATAGGGAAGCTATGTTGgacagaggtggcacacacctttaaccccagcactcaggggatagaaaaaaccctgtctcgaaaaaaaaaaaaaaaaaagaaaaatttatttcatttttgagacaggttctcactatgtaggtctgactggcctggaacttactctatagaacAGATGGACTCTggactcatggagatccacctgcctctgcctcctgagattaaaggggtTACTACCATACCTGGCCAGGAATTTTATTTTAACGATGAGTATGGGAGCTATGGTACACAGGGATATTTAGAGGGAAAATGAAGCCATAAGACAGTCATTACTGTTGTGCTTTCGCCATATACAAACAGACGCAACAAGGACCACAAGAGAATGTAAAACATCTCATAATAATTTAAGACCTTAACTATTTTTTTACTTCACAATTATATTCTAAGATCTACATTCTAAATAAATCTCATAATAAGTCCTCAAAatgttcaacaacaacaacaaaacatccaacaaatgttaaaaaaaaaatcaacttacgCCCCCCAGGCCACCACTTAATAGAAGTCACAGTAGGGCTGTTGAGAATAAACTCTTGGGTTTTGGGGTCGTATGTGGCAGTGGTCTCCAGGCCTCGAAGATGAGTTCCTAAGGAAAGAGAGCACACGACCTCAGATACAGCAGACAGGAGAGATCAACAAAGCCAGACAGAGTCAAGATTCCCTGGCAAACTGAAAGGTCCaggcctctgagaaagcccagaCCAACAATGTGCCTGTGACAAGCTGCAAGCAATGGGCACAGCGCAAGGCTAATCCTCCACTGGGCTGCACACACGAGTGCGGGGAACTTcccagtgtggctcagtgggtgtgTCATATTTATCGAGACTAATAGAAAGAAAACGTAAGGTAGCTAAAGTTCTATGTAACAGAGATGTCCACTCTCCTTTAAACCtagttcttttacatttttaaaaagttaccttTACTCTGTGTGCAACTGTGCCGTGTGTTGGTCACATGAGCCACAACACACGATCtgtggaagtcagttttctcctactcagtgggtcctggggattgaactcgggtcaccaggcttggcagcacatACCTTTACCACTGAACCGCACTGCCAGCTTGGGCCCCATTTCTAAGTTTCGACTCTGGTGAACTATTTGCCGCTGTCCTTCTGAGGACGGCGAGGCGACATGTGACAGAAGCAGACTTTGGCTAGAATTTCTGTACATTCTGAACTTATTGTAAGATGGTCACTAAAATGG
Coding sequences:
- the Acox1 gene encoding peroxisomal acyl-coenzyme A oxidase 1 isoform X2; protein product: MNPDLRKERAAATFNPELITNILDGSAENTRRRREIENLILNDPDFQHEDYNFLTRSQRYEVAVKKSASMVKKMREFGISDPEEIMWFKKLHLVNFVEPVGLNYSMFIPTLLNQGTTAQQEKWMRPSQDLQIIGTYAQTEMGHGTHLRGLETTATYDPKTQEFILNSPTVTSIKWWPGGLGKTSNHAIVLAQLITQGERYGLHAFVVPIREIGTHKPLPGITVGDIGPKFGYEEMDNGYLKMDNYRIPRENMLMKYAQVKPDGTYVKPLSNKLTYGTMVFVRSFLVGDAARCLSKACTIAIRYSAVRHQSEIKPGEPEPQILDFQTQQYKLFPLLATAYAFHFVGRYIKETYLRINESIGQGDLSELPELHALTAGLKAFTTWTANAGIEECRMACGGHGYSHSSGIPNIYVTFTPACTFEGENTVMMLQTARFLMKMYDQVHAGKLVGGLVSYLNDLPSQRIQPQQVAVWPAVVDINSLDNLTEAYKLRAARLIEIAAKKLKTHMSHRKSKEVAWNLTSVDLVRASEAHCHYVAVKLFSDKLPKIQDKAVQAVLRNLCFLYSLYGISQKGGDFLEGNIITGAQMSQVNNRILELLTLIRPNAVALVDAFDFKDMTLGSVLGRYDGNVYENLFEWAKKSPLNKTEVHESYYKHLKPLQSKL
- the Acox1 gene encoding peroxisomal acyl-coenzyme A oxidase 1 isoform X1 encodes the protein MNPDLRKERAAATFNPELITNILDGSAENTRRRREIENLILNDPDFQHEDYNFLTRSQRYEVAVKKSASMVKKMREFGISDPEEIMWFKNFVHRGRPEPLDLHLGMFLPTLLHQATAEQQERFFMPAWNLEITGTYAQTEMGHGTHLRGLETTATYDPKTQEFILNSPTVTSIKWWPGGLGKTSNHAIVLAQLITQGERYGLHAFVVPIREIGTHKPLPGITVGDIGPKFGYEEMDNGYLKMDNYRIPRENMLMKYAQVKPDGTYVKPLSNKLTYGTMVFVRSFLVGDAARCLSKACTIAIRYSAVRHQSEIKPGEPEPQILDFQTQQYKLFPLLATAYAFHFVGRYIKETYLRINESIGQGDLSELPELHALTAGLKAFTTWTANAGIEECRMACGGHGYSHSSGIPNIYVTFTPACTFEGENTVMMLQTARFLMKMYDQVHAGKLVGGLVSYLNDLPSQRIQPQQVAVWPAVVDINSLDNLTEAYKLRAARLIEIAAKKLKTHMSHRKSKEVAWNLTSVDLVRASEAHCHYVAVKLFSDKLPKIQDKAVQAVLRNLCFLYSLYGISQKGGDFLEGNIITGAQMSQVNNRILELLTLIRPNAVALVDAFDFKDMTLGSVLGRYDGNVYENLFEWAKKSPLNKTEVHESYYKHLKPLQSKL
- the Acox1 gene encoding peroxisomal acyl-coenzyme A oxidase 1 isoform X3 yields the protein MDASVPRSPDNWYLRPDGDGPRFVHRGRPEPLDLHLGMFLPTLLHQATAEQQERFFMPAWNLEITGTYAQTEMGHGTHLRGLETTATYDPKTQEFILNSPTVTSIKWWPGGLGKTSNHAIVLAQLITQGERYGLHAFVVPIREIGTHKPLPGITVGDIGPKFGYEEMDNGYLKMDNYRIPRENMLMKYAQVKPDGTYVKPLSNKLTYGTMVFVRSFLVGDAARCLSKACTIAIRYSAVRHQSEIKPGEPEPQILDFQTQQYKLFPLLATAYAFHFVGRYIKETYLRINESIGQGDLSELPELHALTAGLKAFTTWTANAGIEECRMACGGHGYSHSSGIPNIYVTFTPACTFEGENTVMMLQTARFLMKMYDQVHAGKLVGGLVSYLNDLPSQRIQPQQVAVWPAVVDINSLDNLTEAYKLRAARLIEIAAKKLKTHMSHRKSKEVAWNLTSVDLVRASEAHCHYVAVKLFSDKLPKIQDKAVQAVLRNLCFLYSLYGISQKGGDFLEGNIITGAQMSQVNNRILELLTLIRPNAVALVDAFDFKDMTLGSVLGRYDGNVYENLFEWAKKSPLNKTEVHESYYKHLKPLQSKL